A single region of the Streptomyces virginiae genome encodes:
- a CDS encoding flavin monoamine oxidase family protein, giving the protein MIIEPVPAPDPTPGPSGEPDPAAARRPSRRTVIAGAAAVAGVGALSVAAASAGTPQAPSGSARPDWETCLTIARAVLVRDEDDEPLVPRYSDILLKNGLPRSRTRKKVLIVGAGPAGLTAAHLLREAGHQVTVIEANGNRVGGRIKTFRAGGHEKSAAPFADPKQYAEAGAMRIPDSHPLVTGLIDSLGLKRRRFHLVDVDGSGRPAFRTWIYVNGIRVRRADYARSPQALNKSFGVPAAYEGVPAAQIVRNAFAPVRKEIEGKQDKQLVEGWARVIQRYGHMSMYRYLTEEAKLDERTIDLIGTVENLTSRLHLAFVHSFIGASLISPDTAFFELPGGTATLVDALYARVDDLVRLDRRATRISHGKDGVTVETVSEGRGGSPVRRETFTGDTAIITVPFSGLRHIPVAPALSYGKRRAITELHYDAATKVLLEFSRRWWEFDEADWKRELEAIRPDLYRKYQLGQTPADGTLLGAHSSVSDRGISGGQRAHYAACRAVTRDQPEAARVIGGGSATDNPNRFMFQPSYPVEGSAGGVVLASYSWSDDALKWDSLDDEERYPRALAGVQEVFGQRIEVFYTGVGRTQSWMRDPYAYGEASVLLPGQHTELFPHVRKAEGNLHFAGCHTSVKPAWIEGALESAVRTALEVHSTL; this is encoded by the coding sequence ATGATCATCGAACCCGTGCCCGCGCCCGACCCCACGCCCGGCCCCTCCGGCGAGCCCGACCCGGCCGCCGCCCGCCGACCCTCCCGCCGTACCGTCATCGCCGGCGCGGCCGCCGTCGCGGGAGTCGGCGCCCTGTCCGTCGCCGCCGCGTCCGCCGGGACCCCGCAGGCGCCGTCGGGTTCCGCGCGCCCCGACTGGGAGACCTGCCTCACGATCGCCCGAGCCGTCCTCGTACGCGACGAGGACGACGAGCCCCTGGTGCCCCGTTACTCCGACATCCTGCTGAAGAACGGCCTGCCCCGGTCCCGTACCCGCAAGAAGGTGCTGATCGTCGGCGCCGGTCCCGCCGGGCTCACCGCCGCGCACCTGCTGCGGGAGGCCGGACACCAGGTCACCGTCATCGAGGCCAACGGCAACCGGGTGGGTGGCCGGATCAAGACCTTCCGCGCCGGCGGCCACGAGAAGTCCGCGGCCCCCTTCGCCGACCCCAAGCAGTACGCCGAGGCCGGCGCGATGCGCATTCCCGACAGCCACCCGCTGGTCACCGGCCTGATCGACAGCCTCGGCCTGAAGCGCCGGCGCTTCCACCTGGTCGACGTCGACGGTTCCGGCCGCCCCGCCTTCCGTACGTGGATCTACGTCAACGGCATCCGCGTGCGCCGGGCCGACTACGCGCGCAGCCCGCAGGCCCTCAACAAGTCCTTCGGGGTCCCGGCGGCCTACGAGGGCGTGCCCGCCGCGCAGATCGTCCGCAACGCCTTCGCGCCCGTCCGCAAGGAGATCGAAGGCAAGCAGGACAAGCAGCTCGTCGAGGGCTGGGCGCGCGTCATCCAGCGCTACGGCCACATGTCGATGTACCGCTACCTGACCGAGGAGGCGAAGCTCGACGAGCGGACCATCGACCTGATCGGCACCGTCGAGAACCTCACCTCCCGCCTGCACCTCGCCTTCGTGCACAGCTTCATCGGAGCCTCGCTGATCAGCCCGGACACCGCCTTCTTCGAACTGCCCGGTGGCACCGCCACCTTGGTCGACGCCCTCTACGCCCGCGTCGACGACCTCGTCCGGCTCGACCGCCGCGCCACCCGGATCTCCCACGGCAAGGACGGGGTCACCGTCGAGACCGTCTCCGAGGGCCGCGGCGGCAGCCCCGTACGGCGCGAGACCTTCACCGGCGACACGGCGATCATCACCGTGCCCTTCTCCGGCCTGCGCCACATCCCGGTCGCGCCCGCGCTCTCGTACGGCAAGCGGCGCGCGATCACCGAGCTGCACTACGACGCGGCGACCAAGGTGCTGCTGGAATTCAGCCGCCGCTGGTGGGAGTTCGACGAGGCCGACTGGAAGCGCGAGCTGGAGGCGATCCGGCCCGACCTGTACCGGAAGTACCAGCTCGGGCAGACCCCGGCGGACGGCACGCTGCTGGGCGCGCACTCCTCCGTGTCCGACCGCGGCATCTCCGGCGGGCAGCGGGCGCACTACGCGGCCTGCCGGGCGGTCACCCGCGACCAGCCCGAGGCGGCCCGCGTCATCGGCGGCGGCTCGGCCACCGACAACCCCAACCGCTTCATGTTCCAGCCCTCCTACCCCGTCGAGGGCAGCGCGGGCGGGGTCGTGCTCGCCTCCTACAGCTGGTCGGACGACGCCCTGAAGTGGGACTCCCTGGACGACGAGGAGCGCTACCCGCGCGCGCTCGCCGGGGTGCAGGAGGTGTTCGGGCAGCGGATCGAGGTGTTCTACACCGGGGTCGGGCGTACGCAGTCCTGGATGCGCGACCCGTACGCCTACGGTGAGGCCTCCGTGCTGCTGCCCGGCCAGCACACCGAGCTCTTCCCCCACGTGCGCAAGGCCGAGGGGAACCTGCACTTCGCCGGTTGCCACACCTCCGTCAAGCCGGCGTGGATCGAGGGAGCCCTGGAGTCCGCGGTACGCACCGCCCTGGAGGTCCACTCGACGCTCTGA
- a CDS encoding CASTOR/POLLUX-related putative ion channel — MAQRHTTTVRLRLRYRFDNLVAGGTTALIGWFALACLAVVVPASTVLVWADRAAPATLSGRLAAVWVSVGQTLKIGGAVGSPLYVLASVALALVALLFVSTLVGLITTGINARIMLLRRGHSTVLESGHTVVLGWSDQIFPVVGELVTANANRRRSAIAVLAPKDKVEMEDEICTSTASVAVAGAGRTRIICRNGRTTDPAELARVSPRTAKAVLVLPPEGDTGDAQVVKTLLALDAAVPESGGAVVVAAVRDTRNHLTARLAAGPGGHVLCVDDIIARLLVQTAREPGLSLVYQELLDFAGDEFYTAAAQGLAGRTFGEALLSFTTSSVVGLLRADGRVALNPDPGTVIGADDRIILISEDDDTAVPADASGHVDEDAIVTARPRTPEAERLLLLGWNRRAPLVVEQLDQFVGPGTTLDVVSLADVVRMRRAAGDARPRSHLEVAFHSGDITDPELLAKLDVPSYDSVIVIGETGHEPVPHQAAPPTPAIDLGLAPETGTETDDRTLVTLLHLRAIGEAAGRELSLTTEMSDDGNRLLAPARAGADFIVSGRLISLLMTQISESPCLADVFEELFEAEGNELHLKPVADYVRTDREVAFATLVESARRRRECAVGYRLRAEAAVGPAYGVRLNPDKGQRVRFGEHDWLIVLAES; from the coding sequence ATGGCGCAGCGGCACACGACGACCGTGAGGCTGCGCCTGCGGTACCGGTTCGACAATCTGGTGGCGGGGGGAACCACCGCGCTCATCGGCTGGTTCGCCCTGGCCTGCCTCGCCGTCGTGGTCCCGGCGAGCACGGTCCTCGTCTGGGCCGACCGGGCCGCCCCGGCGACCCTCTCCGGCCGGCTCGCCGCCGTATGGGTCAGCGTCGGGCAGACGCTCAAGATCGGGGGCGCGGTCGGCTCCCCGCTCTACGTACTGGCCTCCGTGGCACTGGCGCTGGTCGCCCTGCTGTTCGTGTCCACGCTGGTCGGTCTGATCACCACCGGCATCAACGCGCGGATCATGCTGCTTCGGCGCGGGCACTCCACCGTGCTGGAATCCGGGCACACCGTCGTGCTGGGCTGGTCGGACCAGATCTTCCCGGTGGTCGGGGAGTTGGTGACGGCGAACGCCAACCGGCGCAGGTCGGCCATCGCCGTGCTCGCGCCGAAGGACAAGGTGGAGATGGAGGACGAGATCTGCACCTCCACCGCCTCCGTCGCCGTCGCCGGTGCCGGCAGGACGCGGATCATCTGCCGCAACGGCCGTACCACCGACCCCGCGGAGCTGGCCCGGGTGAGTCCGCGGACCGCGAAGGCGGTGCTCGTCCTGCCGCCCGAGGGGGACACCGGTGACGCCCAGGTGGTGAAGACCCTGCTCGCCCTCGACGCGGCGGTCCCCGAGTCCGGCGGGGCGGTGGTGGTCGCCGCCGTACGCGACACCCGCAACCACCTCACCGCCCGGCTGGCCGCCGGGCCCGGCGGGCACGTCCTGTGCGTCGACGACATCATCGCCCGGCTCCTCGTCCAGACCGCCCGCGAGCCCGGTCTGTCCCTCGTCTACCAGGAACTGCTCGACTTCGCGGGCGACGAGTTCTACACCGCCGCCGCCCAGGGCCTCGCCGGGCGCACCTTCGGCGAGGCCCTGCTGTCGTTCACCACGTCCTCGGTGGTCGGTCTGCTGCGGGCCGACGGCCGTGTCGCGCTCAATCCGGACCCCGGTACGGTGATCGGCGCGGACGACCGGATCATCCTGATCTCCGAGGACGACGACACGGCCGTCCCGGCGGACGCGTCCGGGCACGTCGACGAGGACGCGATCGTCACCGCCCGCCCCCGGACCCCCGAGGCCGAACGGCTGCTCCTCCTCGGGTGGAACCGCCGCGCGCCGCTCGTCGTGGAGCAGCTCGACCAGTTCGTCGGCCCCGGCACCACGCTGGACGTCGTCTCGCTCGCCGACGTCGTACGGATGCGCCGCGCCGCCGGCGACGCGCGGCCGCGCAGCCACCTCGAAGTGGCCTTCCACAGCGGGGACATCACCGATCCCGAGCTGCTCGCCAAGCTGGACGTGCCCTCGTACGACAGTGTGATCGTCATCGGCGAGACGGGTCACGAGCCCGTCCCCCACCAGGCGGCGCCGCCCACCCCCGCGATCGACCTCGGCCTGGCTCCGGAGACCGGGACGGAGACCGACGACCGGACGCTGGTCACCCTGCTGCACCTGCGGGCCATCGGGGAGGCGGCGGGACGGGAGCTGTCGCTCACCACGGAGATGTCCGACGACGGCAACCGGCTGCTGGCGCCCGCCCGGGCGGGCGCCGACTTCATCGTCAGCGGCCGGCTGATCAGTCTCCTCATGACCCAGATCTCGGAGAGCCCCTGTCTGGCCGACGTCTTCGAGGAGTTGTTCGAGGCGGAGGGCAACGAACTCCACCTGAAGCCGGTCGCGGACTACGTGCGCACCGATCGCGAGGTGGCGTTCGCGACCCTCGTCGAGTCGGCGCGCCGGCGCCGCGAGTGCGCGGTCGGCTACCGGCTGCGCGCCGAGGCCGCCGTGGGCCCGGCGTACGGGGTGCGGCTCAATCCGGACAAGGGGCAGCGGGTGCGCTTCGGCGAGCACGACTGGCTGATCGTGCTCGCCGAGAGCTGA
- a CDS encoding hydrolase: MTAEPHRLTLGGDTALVLIDLQTGILDRPTAKPAPEILRKGIALAEAFRAHRLPVVLVKVAWSPDGGDLPTANVDRPGPAAAPPAAFSEIPAELAALGDVVVTKRHWGAFTGTELDLQLRRRGIHRIVLAGISSSVGVESTARTAWELSYDLVFAEDATADTDADSHAHTFGKIFPRIGKVSTTEEIIAALDS, encoded by the coding sequence ATGACCGCCGAACCCCACCGCCTCACCCTCGGCGGGGACACCGCCCTCGTTCTCATCGACCTCCAGACCGGCATCCTCGACCGGCCCACGGCGAAGCCCGCCCCCGAGATCCTGAGGAAGGGGATCGCGCTCGCCGAGGCGTTCCGCGCCCACCGGCTGCCCGTGGTCCTGGTGAAGGTGGCGTGGTCCCCGGACGGCGGAGACCTGCCCACCGCGAACGTGGACCGCCCCGGCCCGGCCGCCGCCCCGCCCGCCGCCTTCTCCGAGATCCCGGCCGAGCTGGCCGCCCTCGGGGACGTGGTCGTCACCAAGCGCCACTGGGGCGCCTTCACCGGTACCGAGCTCGACCTCCAGCTGCGCCGCCGCGGCATCCACCGCATCGTGCTGGCCGGCATCTCCAGCAGCGTCGGCGTCGAGTCCACCGCCCGTACGGCGTGGGAGCTCAGCTACGACCTGGTCTTCGCGGAGGACGCCACCGCCGACACCGACGCCGACTCCCACGCCCACACCTTCGGCAAGATCTTCCCCCGCATCGGCAAGGTCAGCACCACGGAGGAGATCATCGCGGCCCTGGACTCCTGA
- a CDS encoding DUF6434 domain-containing protein, translating to MSTNTGESRPALTPALTGAELLRWYWTLAELITLAREMGLPTSGGKVAVTARLAAALDGLPAPAAPAAPAPRRTGRRLTAPVTGASVIPPGQNCSQVLRAYFVREIGPGFHFDAFMRDYIASHAGHTLAEAVAHWHATRARAAEPQEVGAQFEFNRFLRTWHGRHPDGARAEALAAWRDHRARPRD from the coding sequence GTGAGTACGAATACCGGGGAATCCCGGCCCGCCCTGACACCCGCCCTGACCGGGGCCGAGCTGCTGCGCTGGTACTGGACGCTGGCCGAACTGATCACCCTCGCACGGGAGATGGGCCTCCCGACCAGTGGCGGCAAGGTCGCCGTCACCGCGCGACTCGCCGCGGCGCTCGACGGGCTCCCCGCACCCGCCGCCCCGGCGGCCCCCGCACCCCGCCGGACCGGGCGCCGGCTCACCGCGCCCGTCACCGGGGCGAGCGTGATCCCGCCGGGGCAGAACTGCAGCCAGGTGCTGCGCGCGTACTTCGTCCGCGAGATCGGACCCGGCTTCCACTTCGACGCCTTCATGCGTGACTACATCGCCTCGCACGCGGGCCACACCCTCGCCGAAGCCGTCGCCCACTGGCACGCGACCCGCGCACGCGCGGCGGAACCCCAGGAGGTCGGCGCGCAGTTCGAGTTCAACCGGTTCCTGCGCACCTGGCACGGCCGGCACCCGGACGGGGCCCGCGCCGAAGCCCTGGCGGCATGGCGGGACCACCGGGCCCGCCCCCGGGACTGA
- a CDS encoding dihydrofolate reductase family protein → MRKIVLMAGVSLDGYIEGPDRDIDWHQVDEELHQHMNDVLSEMGGFLSGRVTHQLMADYWPTADADPANAGSVAEFAEIWRSKPKYVYSRTLRSAEWNTTVVRDVVPEEVAALKAAPGGDLTLSGADLAASFLRQDLVDAYRIYVHPVRIGRGRPLFPILDHGPVTLRHTDTHTFGNGVVLLRYERG, encoded by the coding sequence ATGAGGAAGATCGTGCTGATGGCGGGGGTGTCGCTCGACGGGTACATCGAGGGGCCGGACCGGGACATCGACTGGCACCAGGTCGACGAAGAGCTGCACCAGCACATGAACGACGTGCTCAGCGAGATGGGCGGTTTCCTCAGCGGGCGCGTGACGCACCAGCTGATGGCGGACTACTGGCCGACCGCCGACGCCGATCCCGCGAACGCCGGTTCGGTGGCCGAGTTCGCGGAGATCTGGCGGTCCAAGCCCAAGTACGTGTACTCACGCACCCTGCGGTCGGCCGAGTGGAACACCACGGTCGTGCGGGACGTCGTGCCCGAGGAGGTCGCCGCGCTCAAGGCGGCCCCCGGCGGCGACCTGACGTTGAGCGGGGCGGATCTCGCCGCCTCGTTCCTGCGCCAGGACCTCGTGGACGCGTACCGGATCTACGTGCACCCGGTGCGGATCGGGCGCGGCCGGCCGCTCTTCCCGATCCTCGACCACGGTCCGGTCACCCTGCGGCACACCGACACCCACACCTTCGGCAACGGCGTGGTCCTGCTGCGCTACGAGCGCGGGTAG
- a CDS encoding enoyl-CoA hydratase/isomerase family protein, protein MCWCSSSSTWCQSMSRSGPSMYPSSDTPAISTIFLMADHGTPRERPAPGAARAAAILAGVKTEDAQPEDANTVLFHTDGRTGVVTLNRPRAINALTHPMVSRIDEALAAWADDPAVQQVLIRGAGERGLCAGGDIRAIHDDAKAGNTASADFWRDEYRLNARIARYPKPYVALMDGITMGGGVGVSAHGSVRIVTERSRVAMPETGIGFVPDVGGTYLLGRAPGELGTHLALTGTAVGAADALLCGLADHFVPADRLPELTAALAGAPAGEVLPRYAATPGPGELAERRGWIDHCYAATTVEEIVERLLGQGEPAAKEAAETILAKSPTALKVTLAALRRAVELGSLERVLAQEFRVSCNALTAPDLVEGIRAQVVDKDRAPRWSPATLAEVSGADVERFFAPLGQDRELRLPLPREDLRRG, encoded by the coding sequence ATGTGCTGGTGCAGCTCTTCGTCGACCTGGTGCCAGTCGATGTCCCGGTCCGGCCCCTCGATGTACCCGTCGAGCGACACCCCCGCCATCAGCACGATCTTCCTCATGGCCGACCACGGTACGCCCCGGGAGCGCCCGGCGCCGGGAGCGGCGCGGGCCGCGGCGATACTGGCCGGTGTGAAGACCGAAGACGCGCAGCCCGAAGACGCGAACACCGTGCTGTTCCACACCGACGGCCGGACCGGGGTGGTCACCCTCAACCGCCCCAGGGCCATCAACGCCCTCACCCACCCCATGGTGAGCCGTATCGACGAGGCCCTCGCCGCCTGGGCGGACGATCCCGCCGTCCAGCAGGTCCTGATCCGCGGCGCCGGTGAGCGCGGCCTGTGCGCGGGCGGCGACATCCGGGCCATCCACGACGACGCGAAGGCCGGGAACACCGCCTCGGCCGACTTCTGGCGCGACGAGTACCGGCTCAACGCCCGCATCGCCCGCTACCCCAAGCCCTACGTCGCGCTCATGGACGGCATCACCATGGGCGGCGGCGTCGGTGTCTCCGCCCACGGCTCGGTCCGGATCGTCACCGAACGCTCCCGCGTGGCCATGCCCGAGACCGGCATCGGCTTCGTCCCCGACGTCGGCGGCACCTACCTGCTCGGCCGCGCCCCCGGCGAACTCGGCACCCACCTCGCCCTCACCGGTACCGCGGTCGGCGCCGCCGACGCGCTGCTGTGCGGACTCGCCGACCACTTCGTACCGGCCGACCGGCTCCCGGAGCTGACCGCCGCCCTCGCCGGAGCACCCGCCGGTGAGGTGCTCCCGCGATACGCCGCCACCCCCGGGCCCGGTGAACTCGCCGAACGGCGCGGCTGGATCGACCACTGCTACGCGGCCACCACCGTCGAGGAGATCGTGGAGCGGCTGCTCGGCCAGGGGGAGCCCGCCGCCAAGGAGGCCGCCGAGACGATCCTGGCCAAGTCCCCGACCGCCCTCAAGGTCACCTTGGCCGCGCTGCGTCGGGCCGTGGAACTCGGCTCGCTGGAGCGGGTGTTGGCCCAGGAGTTCCGGGTCTCCTGCAACGCGCTGACCGCACCCGACCTGGTCGAGGGCATCCGGGCACAGGTCGTCGACAAGGACCGCGCTCCGCGCTGGTCGCCGGCGACCCTGGCCGAGGTGAGCGGTGCGGACGTGGAGCGCTTCTTCGCCCCGCTCGGGCAGGACCGCGAACTGCGTCTGCCGCTGCCGCGCGAAGACCTCAGGCGCGGCTGA
- a CDS encoding TetR/AcrR family transcriptional regulator translates to MSADERTRPRREERQPALSRALIVAAAVRLLDAEGIEELSMRKLGTGMGAAATSLYRHVTGKDELIELVLDEVYGELEVPGAASAAEWRDAVSRGGHDLRAMALRHPWVASVIGRVGPARLGPNLTRATDRMRALLRTGGFPADEAELAMRAVVSYVVGATTGEAAHLSRLARSGRSEQEWREGRDPRKVREENFDYGLQRVLDGLETRLSRA, encoded by the coding sequence ATGTCAGCAGACGAGCGGACACGCCCGCGCCGCGAGGAGCGGCAGCCCGCGCTGAGCCGGGCCCTGATCGTCGCGGCGGCCGTCCGGCTCCTCGACGCCGAGGGCATCGAGGAGCTCAGCATGCGCAAGCTCGGTACCGGGATGGGCGCCGCCGCCACCTCCCTGTACCGGCATGTGACCGGCAAGGACGAGCTGATCGAGCTGGTCCTGGACGAGGTGTACGGCGAGCTGGAGGTGCCCGGGGCGGCGAGCGCGGCCGAGTGGCGCGACGCCGTCTCCCGCGGCGGCCACGACCTGCGCGCGATGGCCCTGCGTCACCCCTGGGTGGCCTCGGTGATCGGCCGGGTGGGGCCGGCGCGCCTCGGCCCGAACCTGACGCGCGCGACGGATCGGATGCGGGCGCTCCTGCGGACGGGCGGCTTCCCGGCGGACGAGGCGGAGCTCGCCATGAGGGCGGTCGTCTCCTACGTGGTCGGTGCCACGACGGGTGAGGCCGCCCACCTCTCGCGGCTCGCCCGCAGTGGGCGGAGCGAGCAGGAGTGGCGGGAGGGCCGGGACCCGCGGAAGGTGCGCGAGGAGAACTTCGACTACGGACTCCAGCGGGTCCTGGACGGCCTGGAGACGCGGCTCAGCCGCGCCTGA